In the Salvelinus namaycush isolate Seneca chromosome 35, SaNama_1.0, whole genome shotgun sequence genome, one interval contains:
- the dld gene encoding delta-like protein D, whose amino-acid sequence MGRQSLAIAVILCVLICQGLGSGVFELKLQEFLNKKGVTGNTNCCKGASGIQQCECKTFFRICLKHYQVNVTPEPPCTYGGAVTPVLGSNSFQVPETTAEAFANPIPFSFGFTWPGTFSLIIEALHTDSDDDLSTDNPERLISRFTTQRHLTVGDEWSSDLQTGGRTELKYSYRFVCDEHYYGEGCSVFCRPRDDAFGHFTCGDRGEIICNSGWKGTYCTEPICLPGCGEEHGFCDKPGECKCRVGFSGRYCDDCIRYPGCLHGTCQQPWQCNCLEGWGGLFCNQDLNYCTHHKPCMNGATCTNTGQGSYTCSCKPGFSGASCGIEVNKCSDNPCRNGGSCTDQENTYKCTCPPGFYGNNCELSAMTCADGPCFNGGRCADNPEGGYYCQCPLGYAGFNCEKKIDHCTSNPCSNGAQCMDLVNSYMCQCPEGFSGANCEDNIDECANYPCQNGGTCSDGMSDYTCTCPPGYTGKNCSLPISKCEHNPCHNGATCHERKNRYVCACVPGYGGHNCQFLLPAHPQGQPGLEGADKRYSDDQDQGTFPWTAVCAGIILALLLLVACAMLVVYIRVKVQQRSQQGDNHSESETMNNLANNCQRPDKDLSVSVIGTTGVKNTNKKVDFHSDNAGGEQNGYKSRYSSTDYNLVHELKPEDVSKEDQEKSVAKCSESNCSESLCSDSDFEDKHRKSLKSDASENKRPEESTCNEASMCNDTKYQSVYVISDEKDECIIATEV is encoded by the exons ATGGGACGCCAGTCGCTCGCGATAGCTGTCATCCTTTGTGTCTTGATATGCCAG GGTCTTGGTTCAGGCGTTTTCGAGTTGAAGTTACAAGAGTTTCTCAACAAGAAAGGAGTGACAGGCAATACAAACTGCTGCAAAGGAGCCTCTGGGATTCAGCAGTGTGAATGCAAAACGTTTTTTAGAATCTGCTTGAAGCATTATCAAGTTAACGTAACACCGGAACCCCCTTGTACCTATGGCGGTGCGGTGACTCCTGTCCTCGGATCAAACTCCTTCCAAGTGCCTGAAACAACTGCAGAAGCATTCGCCAATCCTATTCCATTTTCTTTTGGATTCACGTGGCCG GGGACATTCTCTCTGATCATTGAGGCCCTACACACAGATTCCGATGATGATCTTTCAACAG ATAACCCTGAACGTCTGATCAGTCGCTTCACCACTCAGAGGCATCTGACAGTGGGAGATGAGTGGTCCTCTGATTTACAGACTGGTGGAAGAACAGAGCTGAAGTACTCCTACCGATTTGTTTGTGATGAGCATTACTACGGGGAGGGCTGTTCTGTTTTCTGCCGTCCACGAGATGATGCCTTCGGTCACTTCACCTGTGGGGACCGTGGTGAGATCATCTGCAACTCAGGATGGAAGGGAACCTACTGCACAGAAC CGATCTGTCTTCCTGGTTGTGGTGAGGAGCACGGGTTCTGTGACAAGCCTGGTGAATGCAA GTGTAGAGTTGGCTTCAGTGGGCGTTACTGTGATGATTGCATCCGCTACCCAGGATGTCTTCACGGCACCTGCCAGCAGCCATGGCAGTGTAACTGCCTGGAGGGATGGGGTGGCCTCTTCTGCAACCAAG ATCTCAACTACTGCACACACCACAAGCCCTGCATGAATGGAGCCACTTGTACCAATACTGGCCAGGGTAGCTACACCTGCTCCTGTAAACCCGGCTTCTCTGGGGCCAGCTGTGGGATTGAGGTCAACAAATGTTCCGACAACCCCTGCCGGAATGGGGGAAGCTGCACT GATCAAGAAAACACATACAAATGTACCTGCCCCCCTGGCTTCTATGGCAATAACTGTGAGCTCAGTGCCATGACCTGTGCCGATGGGCCTTGCTTTAATGGCGGACGCTGTGCTGACAACCCAGAGGGAGGATACTATTGCCAGTGTCCTCTTGGTTATGCCGGATTCAACTGTGAGAAGAAGATCGACCACTGCACCTCCAACCCATGCTCCAACG GTGCTCAGTGTATGGACCTTGTGAACTCCTACATGTGCCAGTGCCCTGAGGGCTTCTCCGGAGCCAACTGTGAGGACAACATTGATGAGTGTGCCAACTACCCCTGCCAGAATGGTGGCACATGCTCGGATGGCATGAGCGATTACACCTGCACCTGCCCACCTGGATACACCGGCAAGAACTGCAGCTTGCCCATCAGCAAATGTGAGCACAATCCCTGCCACAACGGAGCCACCTGCCATGAGAGGAAGAACCGCTACGTGTGCGCCTGTGTGCCAGGCTACGGCGGCCATAACTGCCAGTTCCTCCTGCCAGCGCACCCCCAGGGACAGCCCGGGTTAGAGGGAGCTGATAAGAGATACTCTGATGACCAGGACCAAGGCACATTCCCCTGGACCGCGGTGTGTGCTGGGATTATCCTGGCCCTGCTGCTGCTGGTGGCCTGTGCCATGCTGGTAGTTTACATACGGGTCAAGGTGCAGCAGAGGAGTCAGCAGGGAGACAACCACAGTGAGAGTGAGACCATGAACAACCTGGCCAACAACTGTCAACGACCTGACAAGGACCTATCTGTCAGCGTGATCGGCACGACGGGGGtcaagaacaccaataagaaagTGGACTTTCACTCGGACAATGCTGGAGGAGAGCAGAATGGCTACAAGTCCCGATACTCGTCAACGGATTATAATCTGGTGCATGAGTTGAAGCCAGAAGATGTGTCGAAAGAGGACCAAGAAAAGAGCGTGGCAAAGTGTTCCGAATCAAATTGTTCCGAATCTCTGTGTTCGGACAGTGATTTCGAAGATAAACACAGAAAAAGTTTAAAGAG TGACGCCTCAGAAAATAAACGTCCAGAGGAGTCGACGTGCAACGAAGCATCGATGTGCAATGACACAAAGTACCAGTCAGTCTACGTCATATCAGACGAGAAAGATGAATGTATCATTGCGACTGAG GTGTAA